The following coding sequences are from one Microtus pennsylvanicus isolate mMicPen1 chromosome 1, mMicPen1.hap1, whole genome shotgun sequence window:
- the LOC142832342 gene encoding paired immunoglobulin-like receptor B, with translation MTFTFKALFCIGLTLGLRVPVLAGAFPKPILRIQPDSVVYKQTKVTFLCEGTTEVKEYYLYKDGYEYLRTTGIPQNPRGKTEFSISKIGPEEAGRYSCRYWTRHGWSEYSDSLELVVTGIYGKPSLSVQPSPVVSEGSLLTFQCISGKQYDRFVLTKEGPQKFSWMLDSKYNYSTQQYQAMFSVGPVTSSQRWTFRCYNFNKNSPLLWSEPSEPLELLFSGTLHKPTIKAEPGSVITSGNSMDIWCQGTLEAEIYVLHKDGSQKPWGTQIPQKPENKAKFSISNITYQFAGQYHCYSYNLEGWSERSDALELVVTGIHNSKSRLTALPGPVVTSGGNVTLQCVSRERYDKFILTKEDQKFLSSLDSQYIHSVRQYQALFSIDHVTPDHRGTFRCYGFYKDTLQLWSVPSDPLEIHISGLSKKPSLLTHQGHILDPGKSLILQCCSDIKYDRFALYKLGGADFVQRDGQWTQAGFSLANFTLGLVSNSTRGQYRCYGKHNLSSEWSASSDPLDILITGQFPVKPSLSAKPNSTVHSGDNVTLLCQSSYKVDTFILSKEGAAHQYQQLKAKFQIWDFQAEFSMSAVTSDLSGTYRCYASEDSSLYLLSYASAPVELTVSASEKQYHTVQNLIRMGFAVMIFIVLGILVFEAWCIQRQSQCATGK, from the exons ATGACCTTCACCTTCAAAGCCCTGTTCTGTATAG GGCTTACTCTGGGTCTCCGGGTCCCAGTGCTGGCAG GGGCCTTCCCTAAGCCTATTCTCAGAATACAGCCAGACTCCGTGGTCTACAAGCAGACTAAAGTAACCTTCTTGTGTGAGGGCACAACAGAAGTCAAAGAGTACTACCTATATAAAGATGGATATGAATATTTAAGGACCACAGGGATTCCACAGAATCCTAGGGGCAAGACAGAATTCTCAATCTCAAAAATAGGCCCTGAAGAGGCAGGGAGATACAGCTGTCGATACTGGACCCGTCATGGATGGTCAGAGTACAGTGATTCCTTGGAGCTGGTGGTGACAG GAATCTACGGGAAACCCAGTCTGTCAGTCCAGCCCAGCCCTGTGGTGAGTGAAGGAAGCCTACTCACCTTCCAGTGTATCTCAGGGAAGCAATATGACAGGTTTGTTCTGACTAAGGAAGGACCACAGAAGTTCTCCTGGATGCTGGATTCAAAGTATAACTACTCTACTCAGCAGTACCAGGCAAtgttctctgtgggtcctgtgaCCTCCAGCCAAAGGTGGACATTCAGATGCTACAACTTTAACAAGAACAGCCCATTGCTGTGGTCAGAACCTAGTGAGCCCCTGGAGCTCCTGTTTTCAG GAACCCTCCACAAACCCACCATCAAGGCTGAGCCAGGATCTGTGATCACATCAGGAAATTCCATGGACATCTGGTGTCAGGGGACCCTGGAGGCAGAAATCTATGTTCTGCATAAAGATGGAAGCCAAAAACCCTGGGGCACACAAATACCTCAGAAACCTGAGAATAAGGCCAAGTTTTCCATTTCTAATATCACATATCAATTTGCAGGACAGTATCACTGTTATTCTTACAATTTGGAAGGCTGGTCAGAGCGCAGTGACGCCCTGGAATTGGTGGTGACAG GAATCCACAACAGTAAATCCCGCCTGACAGCCCTGCCAGGCCCTGTGGTGACCTCAGGAGGGAACGTGACTCTCCAGTGTGTCTCAAGGGAGAGATATGACAAGTTCATTCTCAcaaaggaagatcagaagttcctCAGTTCCTTGGACTCACAATATATACACAGTGTTAGGCAATACCAAGCTTTGTTCTCTATAGATCATGTAACACCAGACCACAGAGGGACATTCAGATGTTATGGTTTCTACAAGGATACTCTACAGTTATGGTCAGTTCCCAGTGACCCCCTGGAAATACACATCTCTG GCCTGTCTAAGAAGCCCTCCCTACTGACTCACCAAGGCCACATCCTGGATCCTGGAAAGAGCCTCATCCTGCAGTGTTGCTCTGACATCAAATATGACAGATTTGCCCTGTACAAATTGGGGGGAGCTGACTTCGTCCAACGTGATGGCCAGTGGACCCAGGCTGGTTTCTCCTTGGCCAACTTCACATTGGGCCTTGTGAGTAACTCTACCAGAGGCCAATACAGATGCTATGGTAAACACAACCTCTCCTCTGAGTGGTCAGCCTCCAGTGACCCTCTGGACATCCTGATCACAG GACAGTTTCCTGTCAAGCCTTCCCTCTCGGCGAAGCCTAACTCCACAGTACACTCAGGAGACAATGTGACCCTGCTGTGCCAATCATCATACAAAGTAGACACTTTCATTCTGTCCAAGGAGGGAGCAGCCCACCAATACCAGCAACTAAAAGCAAAGTTCCAAATTTGGGATTTCCAGGCAGAATTCTCCATGAGCGCTGTGACCTCTGACCTGTCGGGCACCTACAGGTGCTATGCTTCTGAAGACTCTTCTCTCTACCTGTTGTCATATGCCAGTGCCCCTGTGGAGCTCACTGTCTCAG CCTCAGAGAAACAGTACCACACAGTGCAAAATCTCATCAGGATGGGGTTTGCTGTCATGATCTTCATAGTTCTTGGGATTCTGGTCTTTGAGGCTTGGTGCATCCAGAGACAGAGCCAGTGTGCAACTGGGAAGtaa